In one window of Phalacrocorax aristotelis chromosome W, bGulAri2.1, whole genome shotgun sequence DNA:
- the HOMER3 gene encoding homer protein homolog 3 isoform X2, translating to MGEQPIFSTRAHVFQIDPATKRNWIPASKHALTVSYFYDATRNVYRIISVGGTKAIINSTITPNMTFTKTSQKFGQWADSRANTVYGLGFASEQHLSQFAEKFQEVKEAARLAREKSQDKTELTNPALNITSHQVLPSPIISSNGPGEDKLFRSQSADVEITTEKERLKKMLSEGSVSEVQWEAEFFSLQDNNNKLVAALHEANANVDQWKKQLAAYQEETETLRQRVAELESQGAHDSSSENNKEELSQTLEELELLIKAKDEEIQMLKSQKCGRWEAEGEREETLQKLQELEACNAELERRLHLAEQTLAETLAEREKIQNEVTKVAEIMDVKIFELSEIRQGLAKLVESN from the exons GGAGCAGCCAATCTTCAGCACCAGGGCCCATGTTTTCCAGATCGACCCTGCCACCAAACGGAACTGGATCCCTGCCAGCAAGCACGCTTTGACCGTCTCCTACTTCTACGATGCCACGCGCAATGTGTACCGGATCATCAGCGTGGGGGGCACCAAG GCAATCATCAACAGCACTATTACCCCCAACATGACCTTCACAAAGACATCCCAGAAATTTGGACAATGGGCAGACAGCCGAGCCAACACAGTCTATGGGTTGGGCTTTGCTTCGGAGCAACACCTCTCGCAG TTTGCAGAGAAGTTCCAGGAAGTGAAAGAAGCTGCCCGTTTGGCGAGGGAGAAGTCCCAGGATAAAACAGAGCTGACCAATCCTGCCCTGAACATCACATCTCACCAG GTACTTCCCAGCCCCATCATCAGCTCCAATGGGCCAGGAGAAGATAAACTATTCCGGAGCCAAAGTGCCGATGTTGAGATAACAACGGAGAAGGAGCGGCTGAAGAAGATGCTTTCAGAAGG TTCGGTGAGTGAGGTCCAGTGGGAGGCTGAATTCTTCAGCCTCCAGGACAACAACAACAAGCTCGTCGCTGCTCTCCATGAAGCCAACGCCAACGTGGACCAGTGGAAGAAGCAGCTGGCTGCTTATCAGGAGGAGACGGAAACCCTGCGGCAGCGG GTAGCAGAGCTGGAGTCACAGGGTGCTCACGATTCCTCCAGCGAGAACAACAAGGAAGAGCTGAGCCAAACCCTGGAGGAGCTGGAACTACTGATCAAGGCTAAAGACGAG GAGATTCAGATGCTAAAGAGCCAGAAGTGTGGCCGATGGGAAGCAGAGGGTGAGCGTGAGGAGACgctgcagaagctgcag GAGCTGGAGGCGTGCAACGCAGAACTGGAGCGACGCCTTCATCTTGCTGAGCAGACGCTGGCAGAGACCCTGGCCGAGAGGGAGAAGATCCAGAATGAGGTCACCAAGGTGGCCGAGATAATGGATGTGAAGATATTTGAGCTCAGTGAGATCCGTCAGGGACTAGCCAAGCTGGTAGAGAGCAACTGA
- the HOMER3 gene encoding homer protein homolog 3 isoform X1: MSTTREQPIFSTRAHVFQIDPATKRNWIPASKHALTVSYFYDATRNVYRIISVGGTKAIINSTITPNMTFTKTSQKFGQWADSRANTVYGLGFASEQHLSQFAEKFQEVKEAARLAREKSQDKTELTNPALNITSHQVLPSPIISSNGPGEDKLFRSQSADVEITTEKERLKKMLSEGSVSEVQWEAEFFSLQDNNNKLVAALHEANANVDQWKKQLAAYQEETETLRQRVAELESQGAHDSSSENNKEELSQTLEELELLIKAKDEEIQMLKSQKCGRWEAEGEREETLQKLQELEACNAELERRLHLAEQTLAETLAEREKIQNEVTKVAEIMDVKIFELSEIRQGLAKLVESN, from the exons ATGTCAACAACTAG GGAGCAGCCAATCTTCAGCACCAGGGCCCATGTTTTCCAGATCGACCCTGCCACCAAACGGAACTGGATCCCTGCCAGCAAGCACGCTTTGACCGTCTCCTACTTCTACGATGCCACGCGCAATGTGTACCGGATCATCAGCGTGGGGGGCACCAAG GCAATCATCAACAGCACTATTACCCCCAACATGACCTTCACAAAGACATCCCAGAAATTTGGACAATGGGCAGACAGCCGAGCCAACACAGTCTATGGGTTGGGCTTTGCTTCGGAGCAACACCTCTCGCAG TTTGCAGAGAAGTTCCAGGAAGTGAAAGAAGCTGCCCGTTTGGCGAGGGAGAAGTCCCAGGATAAAACAGAGCTGACCAATCCTGCCCTGAACATCACATCTCACCAG GTACTTCCCAGCCCCATCATCAGCTCCAATGGGCCAGGAGAAGATAAACTATTCCGGAGCCAAAGTGCCGATGTTGAGATAACAACGGAGAAGGAGCGGCTGAAGAAGATGCTTTCAGAAGG TTCGGTGAGTGAGGTCCAGTGGGAGGCTGAATTCTTCAGCCTCCAGGACAACAACAACAAGCTCGTCGCTGCTCTCCATGAAGCCAACGCCAACGTGGACCAGTGGAAGAAGCAGCTGGCTGCTTATCAGGAGGAGACGGAAACCCTGCGGCAGCGG GTAGCAGAGCTGGAGTCACAGGGTGCTCACGATTCCTCCAGCGAGAACAACAAGGAAGAGCTGAGCCAAACCCTGGAGGAGCTGGAACTACTGATCAAGGCTAAAGACGAG GAGATTCAGATGCTAAAGAGCCAGAAGTGTGGCCGATGGGAAGCAGAGGGTGAGCGTGAGGAGACgctgcagaagctgcag GAGCTGGAGGCGTGCAACGCAGAACTGGAGCGACGCCTTCATCTTGCTGAGCAGACGCTGGCAGAGACCCTGGCCGAGAGGGAGAAGATCCAGAATGAGGTCACCAAGGTGGCCGAGATAATGGATGTGAAGATATTTGAGCTCAGTGAGATCCGTCAGGGACTAGCCAAGCTGGTAGAGAGCAACTGA